Below is a window of Gammaproteobacteria bacterium DNA.
GAACTTCGCAAGCGCTTCTTCGGGAGACACCCATACGGACTCGGGCTACCTTCACCGTCGGGGCTGCGACGGGTCACCCCCGGCAGACTACGGGCACTGCACGACGAACTCGTTCGGCCCGGTGGTGCCGTGCTGGTGCTTGCCGGAGATCTTCAGCCTGCCGCGGCGGCCGAGCGCGCCGCCAACGTAATGCGGCAGTGGAAACGAAGGCGGCGTCCCGCTCCTGTTCCGAAACCGTCGGCACCGCGTCCTCGTCCTATGCTGATTGTGCATCGGCCCGGTTCCCGGCAGACGAACATCCGTCTTGGGGGCCTGGCGCCGGCGTCTGGAACCAAGGTGTTCCCTGCGTTCGAACTGGCGAACCTGATTTTCGGCGGGTACTTCTCATCCCGGTTGATTGCCAACCTCCGTGAGGACAAAGGGTTTACCTACAACGCCGCCTCTCACATCCACCATGCCGTTGCCGCGTCGACGGTTACGATTTCGGCCGATGTGCGTTCCGAGGTGACGGGGGCGGCGCTCGTGGAGATCATGTACGAACTGGGCCGCATCGTGTCGTCACCTCCCGAAGCAACGGAGCTGGAGGAGGCCCGTCGCTACCGGATCGGCACACTCGCCATCGGGACCCACACCCAGGCCGGGTTTGCAGACACCCTCAGTGCGCTGCTTTCCAGGGGCCTCGACGTCGCGTATCTTCGCAGTCATCAGGACCACCTCGAGAAGGTTTCCGTCGACGACGTTCTGGTGGCTGCCAGGGAGTTCTTGGCACCCTCTCGTCTTGTCCCCGTGTTGGTCGGGGATGCCGACGTGATCGTTCCGCAGATCGCACCATTCGGGAGATTCCACGTACGCGCCTGAGGCCTCCACGGTGCTACGTTCGCGTTGATGAAAATCATCCCGCGCTACGAATTCCGTGTCTGGGGCGACGACCTCGACTCGGCACAGGCGCAACTTCTCGAACTGGGGACCAGGCTGAGGCGCAAGCAGACGAGTGAGACCTACATCGTCTCACACGTCGAGCAGACCAACGTCAAGATCAGGGCCGGGGTCCTCGACATCAAGCAGCTCCTGGACCGATGGAACCGCCTGGAGCGGTGGAAACCCGTGTTCAAGCTCACGTTCCCTGTCGAGAGCCGGGTGCTGGCGACGTCCGTGTTTCCGCAGCTCGGCGTCGAGGCACCGTTGCTGCCGGCCGGTCCGTTGGGTGAGGAGACGTTCGTGGCCGTGG
It encodes the following:
- a CDS encoding insulinase family protein — protein: MIPEVGRLKPIRLPHVSDEVLPNGLRMVIVRRSGTPLVEMRLRIPMPATTAGEEARRDLLAQTLKSGTSRCSEVDIAVRLQEIGGSLGVGTDEDGLHLSGSALSRRMGDLLHLVVEILTDAAFPDSSVWTERARLAQEVVLARAQPEVVAGEELRKRFFGRHPYGLGLPSPSGLRRVTPGRLRALHDELVRPGGAVLVLAGDLQPAAAAERAANVMRQWKRRRRPAPVPKPSAPRPRPMLIVHRPGSRQTNIRLGGLAPASGTKVFPAFELANLIFGGYFSSRLIANLREDKGFTYNAASHIHHAVAASTVTISADVRSEVTGAALVEIMYELGRIVSSPPEATELEEARRYRIGTLAIGTHTQAGFADTLSALLSRGLDVAYLRSHQDHLEKVSVDDVLVAAREFLAPSRLVPVLVGDADVIVPQIAPFGRFHVRA